Proteins encoded by one window of Bactrocera oleae isolate idBacOlea1 chromosome 4, idBacOlea1, whole genome shotgun sequence:
- the Patronin gene encoding patronin isoform X6 — MMDAGQQETRQAHHRASVKWLLAKAFNNNVPDNLREPFYTDHDNQERLKPQIVVEMGNATLYCQTLSNIYSDPNYQSLNHWSILQTLSRKGVPVAESPEMPLTETVLIQTNPLRINAHMSVIQSLMTLYAKEITSGDRIANAVARITGNNGQTLPHDQPFDQLLLLWISHACTSLKKRIAREVELGTTDENGVRLQVPNIPTVHDYQSLCDGVCLALFISYYCPKALPWTLVRINYLPAVEDSVHNVSLVSNFCQKHLPYNVFHMNPEDVTYMRNSMKLNLVVLLADLFLLFEIHPAKCVCYPGMDAPEIISKRYFGVNEHGICHRRGLTMQPVIPIPDLRSDSDSNYGSPTNRPPFQVSNSASSELVYGNNTATIMQNAGLRNSENEAFVVHKSRGVTTLSSLHSQQQHNQQQQEPLVPARLRQSKEKSNIETKADERGDYVPAGRPSNWEQNRRPSYAGRRSRRNSSSEDSQLTIENFGGSQDQLNAVGRFERERERDRERKLSNVSVEPAVAVRSSIADARGTLQLGYDTDSGSEKQDRETEKYLMKRHASTDNVNMNASNTQLNSIVSTVSSPMPSTRRQHPIEKDNLEEQYAERKDSSTNDYEQTLTRRSTQSSGSSKVEAWNNSKIDPYDDDLRTLENASKLSNIRMKLEEKRLRIEQDKRRIEMALLRHQEKLAREDLDASSEVLKWETLSNDSNRTPDLDPLDLDKYQQSLAIMNMNLQDIQQDIQKLTVQQNQIQAQQLQAQQLMHAQHMANMLNQPPYGSQQHLSDNFNQMQMQQQQHNFGSTPHLAHSSYNPHANLYNSRPPSRDPYQQQQQQPPQMPSMPMQYINEHGQYVSPQQPPPMMQQQPHYMQPQKLYNDNMVPYNNHVYGGPPPGPPQYAPHHNQTPPQYMNRASMYDDYGRDPSSPQPNPMYPHEMSPQPAQPQRRTWNQSVYEQQQQQQQQQYQQSQAPLVDVNAWQQQKQRSCLPMDGNYTWKKSNQMASNSGREGFVLHQNDGGGEYQHLFRSSPQHMQHNSDGSGGGGGLQRQHSISNMPMTTKQAPTTAATSSSNSSGGQQMCDDMMAPQSICFIGDEDDVEELERNIIESMQSTRIADYAHQQQQYHLQQQQQQQQQQQHYQQHGSDGSYDGGNELLPQKLHITSGNLTYRIPSPSRPAVNANSFQDPRDAKTEKGFYISFDDNQPKRPKPPLRAKRSPKKERSMDSTDHQVLAGTKMEPLNRSHSISEDNNPTYNGGSMLRQYAGGIGNMDTLKNGGKMSDFNTATYNKYTDAPIQLRHDDLNSQKAPVAQPRSPIHQFNMSATAAALSSSPPITRNHQTTNAASAGSSSSQAKALVIGTDVTNLDRESIDEMERRKEKIMLQSLQRRQQQEEAKARKEIEAARKREMEREKEEEKARKKEEQMARRAAILEQHRLKKAIEEAEREGKTLDRAELNMKHSTQNSTTPRLRQTRPTRPRPKTIHVDDGSVDLSEASSISSRSKKGSSTNLTDSAAYGTLSNSNTLRRDFYRGSHDSLTVKEPTVDRGRSRISVAKGSSLNFRGRKSNSLMNLCDTDSGLGRATPPRRAPSPGMASGRHMPSPSGPGSLPPGLISKRRGFDDGSGLLSGNLGSMEYSGPKLYKQPAAKSNRGIILNAVEYCVFPGAVNREAKQKVLEKIARSEAKHFLVLFRDAGCQFRALYSYVPEMDQVTKLYGTGPSQVDEVMFDKFFKYNSGGKCFSQVHTKHLTVTIDAFTIHNSLWQGKKVHLPSKKDMALVI; from the exons ATGATGGATGCTGGACAGCAAGAAACTAGACAG GCACATCATCGTGCTTCCGTGAAGTGGCTGCTCGCCAAAGCCTTCAACAATAATGTTCCAGACAATTTGCGTGAACCCTTCTATACCGATCATGACAATCAGGAACGGCTGAAACCGCAAATTGTTGTGGAAATGGGAAATGCAACGCTATACTGCCAGACATTATCCAACATATATTCGGATCCGAATTATCAAAGTctgaatcattggtccatattgcAGACATTGTCACGTAAGGGTGTGCCAGTCGCTGAGTCACCAGAGATGCCATTAACCGAAACGGTTTTGATACAAACCAATCCTTTGAGGAta AACGCCCACATGTCCGTGATTCAATCACTAATGACTTTGTATGCAAAGGAAATAACTTCGGGCGATCGCATAGCTAACGCTGTTGCAAG AATTACGGGTAATAATGGCCAAACGTTACCGCACGATCAGCCATTCGATCAGCTACTGCTGCTGTGGATCTCACACGCGTGCACTTCGCTGAAGAAACGTATCGCCCGCGAAGTCGAATTGGGCACAACGGATGAAAAT GGTGTGCGCCTACAAGTGCCCAACATTCCAACAGTGCACGATTATCAGAGTTTATGTGATGGCGTTTGTTTAGCTTTATTTATATCGTATTATTGCCCGAAAGCGCTACCATGGACGCTTGTGCGTATTAACTATTTACCAGCCGTCGAGGATTCCGTACACAATGTGTCTTTAGTCAGCAATTTTTGTCAAAAACATTTGCCATATAATGTGTTCCATATGAATCCCGAAGATGTTACATACATGCGCAA TTCAATGAAGCTGAATTTAGTTGTACTTTTGGCGGATTTATTTCTACTCTTCGAAATCCATCCTGCAAAATGTGTTTGCTATCCCGGCATGGATGCGCCAG AGATCATCAGTAAACGTTACTTTGGCGTTAATGAACATGGGATATGTCATCGCAGGGGTCTCACAATGCAGCCCGTCATACCAATTCCAGATCTGAGAAGCGATTCAGATTCGAATTATGGCTCGCCAACGAATCGACCTCCATTTCAAG ttTCGAATTCGGCCTCGTCAGAACTAGTGTATGGAAATAATACAGCAACAATAATGCAAAATGCGGGGTTAAGAAATTCTGAAAACGAAG CATTTGTTGTTCATAAGTCACGTGGCGTCACAACCCTATCGTCGTTGcactcacaacaacaacacaatcaaCAGCAACAGGAGCCATTGGTTCCTGCACGTTTGCGTCAATCGaaagaaaaatcaaatatcGAGACTAAGGCTGATGAAAGAG GTGATTACGTACCAGCAGGCAGACCCAGCAATTGGGAGCAAAATCGGCGTCCTAGTTATGCAG GACGACGCTCACGCAGAAACTCATCCAGCGAAGACTCGCAATTGACAATTGAGAATTTCGGTGGCTCTCAAGATCAATTGAATGCGGTCGGACGTTTTGAGCGAGAGCGTGAGCGTGACCGGGAACGAAAGCTTTCCAACGTTAGTGTGG AACCCGCTGTCGCCGTACGCTCCTCCATTGCCGATGCACGCGGCACGCTACAACTTGGCTACGACACCGATTCCGGTTCGGAGAAGCAGGATCGTGagaccgaaaaatatttaatgaagcgACATGCAAG CACCGATAATGTCAACATGAATGCCTCCAATACTCAACTGAACAGCATTGTCAGCACGGTTAGCAGTCCAATGCCGTCAACACGCCGTCAACATCCTATTGAAAAAGACAATCTGGAAGAACAATATGCCGAACGCAAGGACAGCAGCACGAATGATTATGAGCAAACGTTGACCAGACGCTCAACACAAAGTTCTGGCTCAAGCAAAGTGGAGGCTTGGAATAATAGTAAAATTG ATCCTTACGACGATGATCTGCGCACGCTGGAGAACGCCTCCAAATTGTCCAATATACGCATGAAACTCGAGGAGAAGCGTTTACGCATCGAACAGGATAAGCGACGCATTGAAATGGCGTTGTTGCGTCATCAGGAAAAG CTTGCACGCGAGGATTTGGATGCCTCGTCGGAGGTGTTGAAATGGGAGACATTGAGTAACGATTCAAATCGTACGCCAGATCTTGATCCGCTCGACTTGGATAAGTATCAG CAAAGTCTGGCTATTATGAATATGAATTTACAGGATATACAACAGGATATTCAAAAGCTAACAGTCCAACAAAACCAAATACAAGCACAACAATTGCAAGCGCAACAACTGATGCACGCACAGCATATGGCCAACATGTTGAATCAG CCACCGTACGGTTCACAACAACATCTCAGCGACAATTTCAATcaaatgcaaatgcaacaacaacagcacaattTCGGTTCAACACCACATCTTGCACATTCCTCATACAATCCGCATGCCAATCTCTACAATTCGCGTCCGCCCAGTCGTGATccctaccaacaacaacaacaacaaccaccacaAATGCCATCAATGCCAatgcaatatataaatgaacacgGACAATATGTGTCGCCGCAGCAGCCGCCACCAATgatgcaacaacaaccacactaTATGCAACCACAGAAGTTATATAACGATAATATGGTTCCTTACAACAACCACGTGTACGGTGGTCCACCACCAGGTCCGCCACAATACGCACCACACCACAATCAAACGCCACCACAATACATGAATCGAGCCAGCATGTACGATGACTACGGACGTGATCCGAGCTCACCACAACCGAATCCCATGTATCCGCATGAAATGTCGCCACAACCAGCGCAACCGCAACGACGCACGTGGAATCAATCGGTGTacgagcaacagcagcaacaacaacaacaacagtatcaGCAGTCGCAAGCGCCTTTGGTGGATGTGAATGCCTGGCAACAGCAAAAGCAACGTTCATGCCTGCCCATGGATGGCAATTACACTTGGAAGAAGTCCAATCAAATGGCGAGCAACAGTGGACGTGAAGGGTTTGTGTTGCACCAAAATGATGGCGGTGGTGAGTATCAGCATCTCTTCCGCTCCTCACCGCAGCACATGCAACACAACAGCGATGGCagcggtggtggtggcggtCTGCAGCGTCAACATTCTATCAGCAATATGCCAATGACAACGAAACAAGCGCCCACAACAGCGGCGACGTCTTCCTCAAATTCTTCGGGTGGCCAACAAATGTGCGATGATATGATGGCGCCACAGAGTATATGCTTTATTGGCGATGAGGATGATGTGGAAGAGTTGGAACGCAATATAATCGAATCGATGCAGAGTACGCGCATCGCCGATTATGCGCACCAGCAGCAGCAGTATCAtttgcagcagcagcaacagcaacaacaacaacagcaacactatCAACAGCACGGCAGTGACGGCAGCTACGACGGTGGCAATGAGCTGTTGCCGCAAAAGTTGCACATAACCAGCGGCAACCTAACCTATCGCATACCGTCGCCGTCCAGACCCGCTGTAAACGCCAACAGTTTTCAG GATCCTCGCGATGCGAAAACCGAGAAAGGCTTTTACATTTCGTTCGACGATAATCAACCCAAGCGTCCGAAACCACCTTTGCGCGCGAAACGTTCGCCGAAGAAGGAGCGCAGCATGGATAGCACCGATCACCAGGTGTTGGCCGGCACCAAAATGGAGCCGCTCAATCGTTCGCACAGCATCAGCGAAGACAACAATCCAACCTACAATGGTGGCTCGATGTTGCGTCAGTACGCCGGTGGCATCGGTAATATGGATACGCTTAAAAATGGTGGCAAAATGAGCGATTTTAATACGGCTACATATAATAAGTATACGGATGCGCCTATACAGTTACGCCATGATGACCTCAATAGCCAAAAAGCGCCAGTAGCGCAACCACGCTCGCCCATACATCAATTCAATATGTCTGCGACGGCTGCGGCACTGTCGTCCTCACCGCCCATAACGCGTAATCATCAGACTACAAATGCCGCTAGTGCGGGTAGTAGCAGTAGTCAGGCGAAGGCGTTAGTCATTGGCACCGATGTGACCAACTTGGATCGG GAATCTATCGATGAGATGGAGCGTCGCAAAGAAAAAATCATGCTGCAGTCACTACAGCGACGCCAACAGCAAGAGGAGGCGAAGGCGCGTAAAGAAATTGAAGCAGCACGCAAGCGTGAAATGGAGCGTGAAAAGGAAGAGGAGAAGGCGCGCAAGAAAGAAGAACAAATGGCGCGACGAGCGGCAATTTTAGAGCAACATCGATTGAAAAAAGCCATCGAAGAGGCCGAACGGGAG GGTAAAACTCTTGATCGCGCAGAATTAAACATGAAACATTCAACACAAAATTCCACAACGCCACGTCTGCGTCAAACGCGTCCCACGCGGCCACGTCCCAAGACCATTCATGTCGATGATGGTTCCGTGGACTTGAGTGAAGCATCAAGTATTTCTAGTCGTAGTAAAAAAGGTTCTAGTACCAATTTAACAG ACTCTGCAGCCTACGGTACATTGAGCAATTCCAACACGCTGAGAAGAGATTTTTATAGAGGCTCGCACGATTCTCTAACTGTGAAAG AACCAACCGTCGATCGAGGCCGTTCACGTATATCTGTAGCTAAAGGAAGTAGCCTTAATTTCCGTGGTCGCAAGTCGAATTCGCTAATGAATCTGTGTG ATACAGATTCGGGATTGGGTCGTGCCACACCGCCACGTCGTGCGCCATCGCCAGGCATGGCCTCAGGTAGGCATATGCCGTCACCATCTGGACCGGGCTCACTGCCACCAGGTTTGATATCGAAACGACGCGGCTTCGATGATGGATCGGGCCTGCTCTCGGGCAATCTAGGCTCAATGGAATATTCGG GTCCGAAACTCTACAAACAACCAGCCGCCAAATCCAATCGTGGCATCATATTGAATGCCGTCGAATATTGCGTGTTCCCCGGTGCGGTGAATCGTGAGGCCAAACAAAAAGTACTCGAGAAGATTGCACGCTCCGAAGCGAAACATTTTCTAGTGCTCTTCCGCGATGCCGGCTGTCAATTCCGTGCATTGTACAGCTATGTGCCCGAAATGGATCAAGTAACCAAATTGTACGGTACAGGACCTAGTCAAGTGGATGAAGTCATGTTTGACAAATTCTTTAA ataCAACTCAGGCGGCAAATGCTTTTCACAAGTCCATACAAAGCATCTAACGGTCACCATCGATGCATTTACGATTCACAACTCACTGTGGCAGGGCAAAAAGGTGCATTTGCCCAGTAAAAAGGATATGGCGTTAGTTATATAA
- the Patronin gene encoding patronin isoform X15: protein MMDAGQQETRQAHHRASVKWLLAKAFNNNVPDNLREPFYTDHDNQERLKPQIVVEMGNATLYCQTLSNIYSDPNYQSLNHWSILQTLSRKGVPVAESPEMPLTETVLIQTNPLRINAHMSVIQSLMTLYAKEITSGDRIANAVARITGNNGQTLPHDQPFDQLLLLWISHACTSLKKRIAREVELGTTDENGVRLQVPNIPTVHDYQSLCDGVCLALFISYYCPKALPWTLVRINYLPAVEDSVHNVSLVSNFCQKHLPYNVFHMNPEDVTYMRNSMKLNLVVLLADLFLLFEIHPAKCVCYPGMDAPVSNSASSELVYGNNTATIMQNAGLRNSENEAFVVHKSRGVTTLSSLHSQQQHNQQQQEPLVPARLRQSKEKSNIETKADERGDYVPAGRPSNWEQNRRPSYAGRRSRRNSSSEDSQLTIENFGGSQDQLNAVGRFERERERDRERKLSNVSVEPAVAVRSSIADARGTLQLGYDTDSGSEKQDRETEKYLMKRHASTDNVNMNASNTQLNSIVSTVSSPMPSTRRQHPIEKDNLEEQYAERKDSSTNDYEQTLTRRSTQSSGSSKVEAWNNSKIDPYDDDLRTLENASKLSNIRMKLEEKRLRIEQDKRRIEMALLRHQEKLAREDLDASSEVLKWETLSNDSNRTPDLDPLDLDKYQQSLAIMNMNLQDIQQDIQKLTVQQNQIQAQQLQAQQLMHAQHMANMLNQPPYGSQQHLSDNFNQMQMQQQQHNFGSTPHLAHSSYNPHANLYNSRPPSRDPYQQQQQQPPQMPSMPMQYINEHGQYVSPQQPPPMMQQQPHYMQPQKLYNDNMVPYNNHVYGGPPPGPPQYAPHHNQTPPQYMNRASMYDDYGRDPSSPQPNPMYPHEMSPQPAQPQRRTWNQSVYEQQQQQQQQQYQQSQAPLVDVNAWQQQKQRSCLPMDGNYTWKKSNQMASNSGREGFVLHQNDGGGEYQHLFRSSPQHMQHNSDGSGGGGGLQRQHSISNMPMTTKQAPTTAATSSSNSSGGQQMCDDMMAPQSICFIGDEDDVEELERNIIESMQSTRIADYAHQQQQYHLQQQQQQQQQQQHYQQHGSDGSYDGGNELLPQKLHITSGNLTYRIPSPSRPAVNANSFQDPRDAKTEKGFYISFDDNQPKRPKPPLRAKRSPKKERSMDSTDHQVLAGTKMEPLNRSHSISEDNNPTYNGGSMLRQYAGGIGNMDTLKNGGKMSDFNTATYNKYTDAPIQLRHDDLNSQKAPVAQPRSPIHQFNMSATAAALSSSPPITRNHQTTNAASAGSSSSQAKALVIGTDVTNLDRESIDEMERRKEKIMLQSLQRRQQQEEAKARKEIEAARKREMEREKEEEKARKKEEQMARRAAILEQHRLKKAIEEAEREGKTLDRAELNMKHSTQNSTTPRLRQTRPTRPRPKTIHVDDGSVDLSEASSISSRSKKGSSTNLTDSAAYGTLSNSNTLRRDFYRGSHDSLTVKESPDEYPSTSSTPIGRRGSYKASREPTVDRGRSRISVAKGSSLNFRGRKSNSLMNLCDTDSGLGRATPPRRAPSPGMASGRHMPSPSGPGSLPPGLISKRRGFDDGSGLLSGNLGSMEYSGPKLYKQPAAKSNRGIILNAVEYCVFPGAVNREAKQKVLEKIARSEAKHFLVLFRDAGCQFRALYSYVPEMDQVTKLYGTGPSQVDEVMFDKFFKYNSGGKCFSQVHTKHLTVTIDAFTIHNSLWQGKKVHLPSKKDMALVI, encoded by the exons ATGATGGATGCTGGACAGCAAGAAACTAGACAG GCACATCATCGTGCTTCCGTGAAGTGGCTGCTCGCCAAAGCCTTCAACAATAATGTTCCAGACAATTTGCGTGAACCCTTCTATACCGATCATGACAATCAGGAACGGCTGAAACCGCAAATTGTTGTGGAAATGGGAAATGCAACGCTATACTGCCAGACATTATCCAACATATATTCGGATCCGAATTATCAAAGTctgaatcattggtccatattgcAGACATTGTCACGTAAGGGTGTGCCAGTCGCTGAGTCACCAGAGATGCCATTAACCGAAACGGTTTTGATACAAACCAATCCTTTGAGGAta AACGCCCACATGTCCGTGATTCAATCACTAATGACTTTGTATGCAAAGGAAATAACTTCGGGCGATCGCATAGCTAACGCTGTTGCAAG AATTACGGGTAATAATGGCCAAACGTTACCGCACGATCAGCCATTCGATCAGCTACTGCTGCTGTGGATCTCACACGCGTGCACTTCGCTGAAGAAACGTATCGCCCGCGAAGTCGAATTGGGCACAACGGATGAAAAT GGTGTGCGCCTACAAGTGCCCAACATTCCAACAGTGCACGATTATCAGAGTTTATGTGATGGCGTTTGTTTAGCTTTATTTATATCGTATTATTGCCCGAAAGCGCTACCATGGACGCTTGTGCGTATTAACTATTTACCAGCCGTCGAGGATTCCGTACACAATGTGTCTTTAGTCAGCAATTTTTGTCAAAAACATTTGCCATATAATGTGTTCCATATGAATCCCGAAGATGTTACATACATGCGCAA TTCAATGAAGCTGAATTTAGTTGTACTTTTGGCGGATTTATTTCTACTCTTCGAAATCCATCCTGCAAAATGTGTTTGCTATCCCGGCATGGATGCGCCAG ttTCGAATTCGGCCTCGTCAGAACTAGTGTATGGAAATAATACAGCAACAATAATGCAAAATGCGGGGTTAAGAAATTCTGAAAACGAAG CATTTGTTGTTCATAAGTCACGTGGCGTCACAACCCTATCGTCGTTGcactcacaacaacaacacaatcaaCAGCAACAGGAGCCATTGGTTCCTGCACGTTTGCGTCAATCGaaagaaaaatcaaatatcGAGACTAAGGCTGATGAAAGAG GTGATTACGTACCAGCAGGCAGACCCAGCAATTGGGAGCAAAATCGGCGTCCTAGTTATGCAG GACGACGCTCACGCAGAAACTCATCCAGCGAAGACTCGCAATTGACAATTGAGAATTTCGGTGGCTCTCAAGATCAATTGAATGCGGTCGGACGTTTTGAGCGAGAGCGTGAGCGTGACCGGGAACGAAAGCTTTCCAACGTTAGTGTGG AACCCGCTGTCGCCGTACGCTCCTCCATTGCCGATGCACGCGGCACGCTACAACTTGGCTACGACACCGATTCCGGTTCGGAGAAGCAGGATCGTGagaccgaaaaatatttaatgaagcgACATGCAAG CACCGATAATGTCAACATGAATGCCTCCAATACTCAACTGAACAGCATTGTCAGCACGGTTAGCAGTCCAATGCCGTCAACACGCCGTCAACATCCTATTGAAAAAGACAATCTGGAAGAACAATATGCCGAACGCAAGGACAGCAGCACGAATGATTATGAGCAAACGTTGACCAGACGCTCAACACAAAGTTCTGGCTCAAGCAAAGTGGAGGCTTGGAATAATAGTAAAATTG ATCCTTACGACGATGATCTGCGCACGCTGGAGAACGCCTCCAAATTGTCCAATATACGCATGAAACTCGAGGAGAAGCGTTTACGCATCGAACAGGATAAGCGACGCATTGAAATGGCGTTGTTGCGTCATCAGGAAAAG CTTGCACGCGAGGATTTGGATGCCTCGTCGGAGGTGTTGAAATGGGAGACATTGAGTAACGATTCAAATCGTACGCCAGATCTTGATCCGCTCGACTTGGATAAGTATCAG CAAAGTCTGGCTATTATGAATATGAATTTACAGGATATACAACAGGATATTCAAAAGCTAACAGTCCAACAAAACCAAATACAAGCACAACAATTGCAAGCGCAACAACTGATGCACGCACAGCATATGGCCAACATGTTGAATCAG CCACCGTACGGTTCACAACAACATCTCAGCGACAATTTCAATcaaatgcaaatgcaacaacaacagcacaattTCGGTTCAACACCACATCTTGCACATTCCTCATACAATCCGCATGCCAATCTCTACAATTCGCGTCCGCCCAGTCGTGATccctaccaacaacaacaacaacaaccaccacaAATGCCATCAATGCCAatgcaatatataaatgaacacgGACAATATGTGTCGCCGCAGCAGCCGCCACCAATgatgcaacaacaaccacactaTATGCAACCACAGAAGTTATATAACGATAATATGGTTCCTTACAACAACCACGTGTACGGTGGTCCACCACCAGGTCCGCCACAATACGCACCACACCACAATCAAACGCCACCACAATACATGAATCGAGCCAGCATGTACGATGACTACGGACGTGATCCGAGCTCACCACAACCGAATCCCATGTATCCGCATGAAATGTCGCCACAACCAGCGCAACCGCAACGACGCACGTGGAATCAATCGGTGTacgagcaacagcagcaacaacaacaacaacagtatcaGCAGTCGCAAGCGCCTTTGGTGGATGTGAATGCCTGGCAACAGCAAAAGCAACGTTCATGCCTGCCCATGGATGGCAATTACACTTGGAAGAAGTCCAATCAAATGGCGAGCAACAGTGGACGTGAAGGGTTTGTGTTGCACCAAAATGATGGCGGTGGTGAGTATCAGCATCTCTTCCGCTCCTCACCGCAGCACATGCAACACAACAGCGATGGCagcggtggtggtggcggtCTGCAGCGTCAACATTCTATCAGCAATATGCCAATGACAACGAAACAAGCGCCCACAACAGCGGCGACGTCTTCCTCAAATTCTTCGGGTGGCCAACAAATGTGCGATGATATGATGGCGCCACAGAGTATATGCTTTATTGGCGATGAGGATGATGTGGAAGAGTTGGAACGCAATATAATCGAATCGATGCAGAGTACGCGCATCGCCGATTATGCGCACCAGCAGCAGCAGTATCAtttgcagcagcagcaacagcaacaacaacaacagcaacactatCAACAGCACGGCAGTGACGGCAGCTACGACGGTGGCAATGAGCTGTTGCCGCAAAAGTTGCACATAACCAGCGGCAACCTAACCTATCGCATACCGTCGCCGTCCAGACCCGCTGTAAACGCCAACAGTTTTCAG GATCCTCGCGATGCGAAAACCGAGAAAGGCTTTTACATTTCGTTCGACGATAATCAACCCAAGCGTCCGAAACCACCTTTGCGCGCGAAACGTTCGCCGAAGAAGGAGCGCAGCATGGATAGCACCGATCACCAGGTGTTGGCCGGCACCAAAATGGAGCCGCTCAATCGTTCGCACAGCATCAGCGAAGACAACAATCCAACCTACAATGGTGGCTCGATGTTGCGTCAGTACGCCGGTGGCATCGGTAATATGGATACGCTTAAAAATGGTGGCAAAATGAGCGATTTTAATACGGCTACATATAATAAGTATACGGATGCGCCTATACAGTTACGCCATGATGACCTCAATAGCCAAAAAGCGCCAGTAGCGCAACCACGCTCGCCCATACATCAATTCAATATGTCTGCGACGGCTGCGGCACTGTCGTCCTCACCGCCCATAACGCGTAATCATCAGACTACAAATGCCGCTAGTGCGGGTAGTAGCAGTAGTCAGGCGAAGGCGTTAGTCATTGGCACCGATGTGACCAACTTGGATCGG GAATCTATCGATGAGATGGAGCGTCGCAAAGAAAAAATCATGCTGCAGTCACTACAGCGACGCCAACAGCAAGAGGAGGCGAAGGCGCGTAAAGAAATTGAAGCAGCACGCAAGCGTGAAATGGAGCGTGAAAAGGAAGAGGAGAAGGCGCGCAAGAAAGAAGAACAAATGGCGCGACGAGCGGCAATTTTAGAGCAACATCGATTGAAAAAAGCCATCGAAGAGGCCGAACGGGAG GGTAAAACTCTTGATCGCGCAGAATTAAACATGAAACATTCAACACAAAATTCCACAACGCCACGTCTGCGTCAAACGCGTCCCACGCGGCCACGTCCCAAGACCATTCATGTCGATGATGGTTCCGTGGACTTGAGTGAAGCATCAAGTATTTCTAGTCGTAGTAAAAAAGGTTCTAGTACCAATTTAACAG ACTCTGCAGCCTACGGTACATTGAGCAATTCCAACACGCTGAGAAGAGATTTTTATAGAGGCTCGCACGATTCTCTAACTGTGAAAG AATCACCTGATGAATACCCAAGCACAAGTTCAACACCGATTGGGCGCAGGGGATCATATAAAGCATCAAGAG AACCAACCGTCGATCGAGGCCGTTCACGTATATCTGTAGCTAAAGGAAGTAGCCTTAATTTCCGTGGTCGCAAGTCGAATTCGCTAATGAATCTGTGTG ATACAGATTCGGGATTGGGTCGTGCCACACCGCCACGTCGTGCGCCATCGCCAGGCATGGCCTCAGGTAGGCATATGCCGTCACCATCTGGACCGGGCTCACTGCCACCAGGTTTGATATCGAAACGACGCGGCTTCGATGATGGATCGGGCCTGCTCTCGGGCAATCTAGGCTCAATGGAATATTCGG GTCCGAAACTCTACAAACAACCAGCCGCCAAATCCAATCGTGGCATCATATTGAATGCCGTCGAATATTGCGTGTTCCCCGGTGCGGTGAATCGTGAGGCCAAACAAAAAGTACTCGAGAAGATTGCACGCTCCGAAGCGAAACATTTTCTAGTGCTCTTCCGCGATGCCGGCTGTCAATTCCGTGCATTGTACAGCTATGTGCCCGAAATGGATCAAGTAACCAAATTGTACGGTACAGGACCTAGTCAAGTGGATGAAGTCATGTTTGACAAATTCTTTAA ataCAACTCAGGCGGCAAATGCTTTTCACAAGTCCATACAAAGCATCTAACGGTCACCATCGATGCATTTACGATTCACAACTCACTGTGGCAGGGCAAAAAGGTGCATTTGCCCAGTAAAAAGGATATGGCGTTAGTTATATAA